The DNA segment CGAGGATCGAAGCATACCGATCCGATTTCAGCAACATCATGGCCAACGGCGCCAGATTTGCCAGTGCCGAGCTGCAGCGGGCCGAATTCGGCGGCGCGCAGCTTACCAACGCGGATTTTCAGAAGGCCGAGCTTGGCCGTGCCGATTTCGACAAGGCGGTGCTGACGGGGACGAATTTTTCTCTGGCCAATCTTTCCCGCGCTGCTCTGAGCGGCGCGACGATCAAAGGCCCGGTCGCCTTTAGCGGCGCCTTCATGTTTCTGACCCGTATCGAAGGGCTCGATCTCTCGACCGCCACCGGCCTGGAACAGCAGCAAATCAATCTTGCCTGCGGCGATAAGGCGACCAAGTTGCCCGCAGGGCTAACAACGCCGGAAAGCTGGCCCTGTCCGCCTGACGACAAGGACTGAGTACGATCCGGCCGGCAACGACATAACCGAAAGGCAGCAATCCGATGTTTGCGGAAAAGACGATCCAACACGACAGCAAACCCGAATTCTATCGTGAACTTGCCATTCAGTTGCAGGCGCTGCTCGAAGGCGAGACCGATCCGATCGCCAACGCCGCCAATACGTCAGCGCTGATTTACCAGATGCTGCCGGACCTCAACTGGGCCGGCTTCTATTTCCTGCAGTCGGATGACGAGCTCGTGCTCGGGCCGTTCCAGGGCAAGCCGGCCTGCGTCCGCATCGCGGTCGGCC comes from the Rhizobium sp. NXC24 genome and includes:
- a CDS encoding pentapeptide repeat-containing protein, which encodes MLLASGTHNSARAGDCGDVASPGLDWSECSKNNIMLQGSDLQKANLVGAHFDGTDLSNANLTLANLEKATLVRTWLKNARADAANFSRIEAYRSDFSNIMANGARFASAELQRAEFGGAQLTNADFQKAELGRADFDKAVLTGTNFSLANLSRAALSGATIKGPVAFSGAFMFLTRIEGLDLSTATGLEQQQINLACGDKATKLPAGLTTPESWPCPPDDKD